In the genome of Helicovermis profundi, the window TATTTGTAATTAAGCCCTCTTTTGATTTTTGCCAAATACTTTTGTCAATTGGATTTACTTCTTTATTTAATTTTTCAACTTCGACAATACTAATATTAATACTCGATAAACTTACTTCTTCATCCCAATTTTTCAAATTACCCTTATACCTATTGATTTCTCCTCTAACTAATGAAAGCTCTCTCTCAACTTCAATCACATCTTTAATGTTTTTAGCCTCATTCATTATTTCTCTTAATTTTTTTTCTCTTACCTCTAAATTTGCGACTTCATTTTCATAATCTCTATACTGTGATGTTATATCGCTAGTATATATATTCTTGTTATTAACTTCTCCAAAATCACCCGCTAGATTAAAGAAATCATAAAATTTGTTTTCTGGAATTCTGATTGTAATATTACCACTTTTTAATTTTTTATCAATTGAACTAATATACTTGCCATTATCGTAAGAAGAAAAATTTTCTATATAACCATTATAATTTTTTACTATTTGATATATAGAAGTAATTGTTTTATCAAAATCCTCGACTTCAATTGAAAAATTACCATTTTTTATTATTTTTCGTCCATTAAAATTATTAGTATTTATTGATGAAGACTTAGTAGTTTTAGCACTTATAGCTTTTGAATTTTCAATATTTCCAGACCTTGTATTATTACTAAGAGTCTCCCCATCAATTGAGCTCTTAAAACTTGGAGCAGATTCTACTAACATATCCATTTCAGGAGCACTTGCCATATCCATACTCATAGGACTAGAAACCGACTCATCCATCATTAAATTCATATTATTAAGATTACTAGACATAAGAGCATTATAACTTGCAAATCCAATAATAAATGAAGCTGCTAGTGCAATAAACCCTTTTTTATGACCATTAACAAATGATTTAATATGAAATATTTTACCTTTAGAAATTACATTCTTTGATTTTTTACTTACTTTACTAGTAGTTTTCATTGTTTGATTTTTTAGCTGTATAATATTTCCGTTTTCAAGTTTTTCATTTAATTCAGATTCATAATTTTCAGGAAGTTCTTTAAGTTTTATATCTCCAAGCATTTCGTTTATTAAAACCATTTCATCAAAAAGTTCTTTACATTCTTCACTTTCTTTTAAATGCATATCTAATTCTTTCCTTTCTGAATCCGTAATATCAGCATCTATATACTTATTTATTAAATATTCGATATTTTCGTATTTCATGTTTTCCTCCTTTCCTTAAAATTCACTTACAGTTTGAAGTTCCGCCTTAAGTATTTCTCTAAGTATTTTTCGACCTCTGTTTATTCTCGATTTTATTGTCCCTATTGTTGTTTCTTCAATTTTACTTATTTCTTCATAAGAATATCCTTCAATATCTCTTAAAATTATTGCAGTTCTATTATTAATAGGTAATTTGTAAATTGCTCCATTAATCTTTTCTCTTATATCTTTTCTTTCATATTCTGTTACAGGATTATAATTATTGTCTTTTGATTCAATAACATCATAACTTTCTTCCCTCTCATCAATAGAAATAGTTTCTTTACGTCTTTTAAGTTCATCTTTACACGTATTAATAACTATTCTATAAAGCCAAGTTGAAAAAGAAGAATCCTTTTTAAATCTTTTTATATTCTTATATACTTTTATAAGTGCATCTTGTGATACATCTTTTGCATCCTCAGGATTTTTCATCATCCTAAGAGCAATATTATAAGCATAAACTTGGTAGTCTTTGATTAAAAGTTCAAAACTTTTAACATCTCCATTTATACTTTTTTCTATAAGATCCGCTTCTCTCATTTTTTCACTCCCTTCATCACTCTATATTAGTTAGACTGATTTATTTAATAAAAGTTCCATAAAAAACAAAAAAACTTAGAAAACTAATTCTAAGTTAATAATATCAAAAAAAAATTTATATTTAAATTTTTATAATGTAACGTAATTCAAAAGTAATATATATATATTAAACTACATCTAATATAGGAATAAACTTCTCTCTATTATAAGGATGAGCATATGCTTCTAGAACATTGTAATCTTTATCAATTACTAAAGTAGCGTTGTGAAGAAAATCATCTTTGAAAATAAATCTTAAATCAACTATATTAAGAATAACTGTATCCTTTTTTTCTTCATGACTAACATGAACATTGGGAGAATAATCCATAAAACATTTTCCAAGCTTTGTAGACCTAAATACATTTACAAGATTTTTATCTATTTTATTAAGTCTTTTAATTTCATTTATTTTTTTAGAAAATATATTTACATTTCCAACAATGCTTTCTTCTTTTGAACTTATAATATAGTCCCATTTATAAAATGTTTTTAAAGAAGGCAAGATAGTAATAATAGTGTCTTTCTCTAGAATATTATAGTACTTTTTAACAAAATCACAGGCTTTTGTTTTCCATATATAGCGAATATATAAATACACAGCTACTAATACTGCCGAAGTAATTAAAGTAATATTGTTTTGATTTCTGTAGAATATCAAAAATAAAGAAATTAAAGAAATAAATGGATCATAGAGTGTTAGTAAATTAAATTTTAACTTTTTATTAAATAGCATAGCACCATAGGAATTTAAAATATCCATCAAAGTATGCGACGTAGCTCCTAAAAATGAAAATAAAAAAACTAAAGGCATATTCATACCTTTAAATATAAAAGATAAAATAAAAGTAATCACAAATGAATATAAAATAAGAAATGGCAGAGAGTGACTTCTACCTCTATGATGTCTTAAATAATACATATCATCTTTAAATAACCTTATTACAACATCAATATCAGGAACAATTGAACCAACAATTGCTGCAATTGTCATAGGATTTGTTAATGAAACTGTTTGACCAGAAAAAGCTGAAACCGCCGCTCCGAGTACACCATGCGTTAATGGATCCATAAAAACTCCTTATCAATATAATAAATACTGCGCTAATCGCAAGTAAGAAAGAACACATAAAAACAATGTTATGTAAACCATTTTATCATACTTTTGCTATTTTGAAAACAATAAATAAAAAAATAGAGTTTTTTAAACTCTATTTTTTAGGTGTCTGCTTTTTCTAAAGTAAGTTGCAAAAAGTGCTGTAAGAGGTATTGCGCTAACAAGCCCAATACTACCAGCAACAGCTCTAATAATTTCAGATGCTATTAAATCCATATTCATAACTTCTATTAATTTCAAATTATATGCATTAAATAATAATATTAGATGTATAGATCCACCTGCATAGGCTAAAATTAAAGTATTTGACATAGAACCCATAATGTCACGACCAACATTTAATCCCGATTTAAGTAAATCTTTGGTTTTTATTTTCGGATGTACTTCTTCAATTTCCCACATAGCTGAAGAAATAGATACTGTAACATCCATTATGGCTCCAAGCGCTCCTATTATAATTCCTGCATATAAAATGCCTTTAAAATCAAGTTTCATATTCTTAGGCAAATATGCAAGTAATTGAGCAGATTCATTGCCGAGACCTGTAAGCGTTGCAAGATTACCCACAATAAACACCATAATTCCTGATATTATTAATCCAGTTACGGTCCCAAGAAGAGCAGAAATCATTTTTTTATTTTTCCCCATAATCAATAGTAGTGACACCACCGTTGTTATTGTACAAGTTATAGTAGAAATTATAACCGGATTGTATCCTTTTAAAATAAGTGGAATAAGAATAAAACCTATAGCAAGTCCAGTAAATACTAAAGCAAGTATTGACTTTATACCATTTTTACCACCAATCATTATTAAAAAAATCAAAAATATTGCAATCGAAAAATATATATATTTATCTCTTACTCTTTCATAAACTTGAAGATTAACGATTTTACCATCTTTGTCTTCCATCATTCTAAGTAACATTGACTGATTTTTCTTAAATATTAACTTATATGGGTTAACCATTTCTATAAGATTCTGAACGGTATATTTTTCTCCTTTATGATTTCCTGATGTTATAATAATTCTTAAATGTTGATACCTTCTATCGCTTTCAATAGGAATATCATTTCTTATTTCTTTTGTTTCATCAAGTGGAACTTCTAGTATTTTAGCTCTAATTATTTGATACTTTGGTTCTTTAGTTAACTGATTGTAGTAAGCATTACGTTTAGCATTAACATCTGTATTTGTACTATTAGAATCATCTGCAAAATTTACGAAAGAAAAAATAGATTGCATAATTATAAATAGAACCAATAAAATTATTTTTTTATTTATTTTCAAAATTTCATCCTTTCAATTAATTAACTGAATATGCCCCCTACAACTTGTAGAGGGCATATTTTTCAAATACATTTTGCTATATTTTTATTATTGTACAGGAATTACTAATTGTTGACCAGGAATAATATAATTAACATTTTTAAGTCCATTATACTCACCAATAGCCTTATAAGTTACTCCA includes:
- a CDS encoding metal-dependent hydrolase is translated as MDPLTHGVLGAAVSAFSGQTVSLTNPMTIAAIVGSIVPDIDVVIRLFKDDMYYLRHHRGRSHSLPFLILYSFVITFILSFIFKGMNMPLVFLFSFLGATSHTLMDILNSYGAMLFNKKLKFNLLTLYDPFISLISLFLIFYRNQNNITLITSAVLVAVYLYIRYIWKTKACDFVKKYYNILEKDTIITILPSLKTFYKWDYIISSKEESIVGNVNIFSKKINEIKRLNKIDKNLVNVFRSTKLGKCFMDYSPNVHVSHEEKKDTVILNIVDLRFIFKDDFLHNATLVIDKDYNVLEAYAHPYNREKFIPILDVV
- a CDS encoding sigma-70 family RNA polymerase sigma factor, whose product is MREADLIEKSINGDVKSFELLIKDYQVYAYNIALRMMKNPEDAKDVSQDALIKVYKNIKRFKKDSSFSTWLYRIVINTCKDELKRRKETISIDEREESYDVIESKDNNYNPVTEYERKDIREKINGAIYKLPINNRTAIILRDIEGYSYEEISKIEETTIGTIKSRINRGRKILREILKAELQTVSEF
- a CDS encoding DUF4349 domain-containing protein, which translates into the protein MKYENIEYLINKYIDADITDSERKELDMHLKESEECKELFDEMVLINEMLGDIKLKELPENYESELNEKLENGNIIQLKNQTMKTTSKVSKKSKNVISKGKIFHIKSFVNGHKKGFIALAASFIIGFASYNALMSSNLNNMNLMMDESVSSPMSMDMASAPEMDMLVESAPSFKSSIDGETLSNNTRSGNIENSKAISAKTTKSSSINTNNFNGRKIIKNGNFSIEVEDFDKTITSIYQIVKNYNGYIENFSSYDNGKYISSIDKKLKSGNITIRIPENKFYDFFNLAGDFGEVNNKNIYTSDITSQYRDYENEVANLEVREKKLREIMNEAKNIKDVIEVERELSLVRGEINRYKGNLKNWDEEVSLSSINISIVEVEKLNKEVNPIDKSIWQKSKEGLITNINKMVTFVQILIVLAISNLPIIIILTIIASLIYIYYKKKKNLND
- a CDS encoding YibE/F family protein, whose amino-acid sequence is MKINKKIILLVLFIIMQSIFSFVNFADDSNSTNTDVNAKRNAYYNQLTKEPKYQIIRAKILEVPLDETKEIRNDIPIESDRRYQHLRIIITSGNHKGEKYTVQNLIEMVNPYKLIFKKNQSMLLRMMEDKDGKIVNLQVYERVRDKYIYFSIAIFLIFLIMIGGKNGIKSILALVFTGLAIGFILIPLILKGYNPVIISTITCTITTVVSLLLIMGKNKKMISALLGTVTGLIISGIMVFIVGNLATLTGLGNESAQLLAYLPKNMKLDFKGILYAGIIIGALGAIMDVTVSISSAMWEIEEVHPKIKTKDLLKSGLNVGRDIMGSMSNTLILAYAGGSIHLILLFNAYNLKLIEVMNMDLIASEIIRAVAGSIGLVSAIPLTALFATYFRKSRHLKNRV